In Apostichopus japonicus isolate 1M-3 chromosome 5, ASM3797524v1, whole genome shotgun sequence, a single window of DNA contains:
- the LOC139967855 gene encoding uncharacterized protein, whose product MSSIKLKTIPERLFESTSVNTVLDIGDNDLEEIPAKLFTINPKGHYMTALFLCGNKLKFLPRGLFDNVHYLQNLFLHDNNLKTLPGSILAATSLSSLYLFQNNIEYLTEPLFGNNKRNSTLKEILLQDNPIRRLSSAVLDEMIDGGTMYLSCEHLTMPTIREQLNVTCLRPSTVMVMNISYDAARWFQARGFSCIGTKVDNLRECTSCPTGTYGGHVNDDTCQACPRGGFYQDQVGQYSLDGTSMNCKNCTEGTFVRDGSGKDPLSCKVCPTGTNKNGLAGFRACSCLDNYFRRDRFDKCELCPQEGVHCKNDYMAIGQGYYWNWSYTNIDEYKRFVENLLTFNDSYKNDTTRFNGSLPIAHKCLKSDRCANDVDQITGNCAEGYIGWMCTNCDEEFFPIFGFCRPCPALKYFILESSVILIILALFLFLLFKTYRNQKRRSRSLVDSTLALTKIVLGFYQIMAEFWESIDVIFWPQFFRSIAAWLDVLQFNISSILIKPKCFWPAFELTPYTAFTLGAMFPFFSMACAILAIGAVKVHARVSEKKSPANVDDITSRLQLHQNNILTFLVLILFVTYTSTCNVTFALYGPTCDTFSLDEFGVYNISILRSDYSINCNTTTHRRFQIASYCSSIYVIALPVVLYLLLWKHSRRNGSSELDEHNNDDSPKWLRFLNENYQSDFWYWEIIELVRKVSQTFVIVIIGWNGYFSVTITLTLAVIFLSLHISFKPMKDRVEYYLQLMSLWAIFFNMLVAAVPAPESFTGQFSTDILVTFLVILNTGVIVIALAVTVLKMGKIIYSRNCLRRGSSGFRTNEGQDEHFYDEVQPLIN is encoded by the exons ATGTCATCTATCAAGCTGAAGACGATACCAGAACGACTGTTTGAATCCACTTCAGTTAATACGGTTTT AGACATCGGAGACAACGATTTGGAAGAAATTCCTGCTAAATTGTTCACGATTAATCCGAAAGGTCACTATATGACAGCCCTTTTTCTATGTGGTAATAAGCTGAAGTTTCTGCCGAGAGGACTGTTCGACAATGTTCATTATCTCCAAAATCT ATTTCTCCACGACAACAACTTGAAAACTCTACCGGGATCTATACTGGCTGCAACATCTTTGTCTAGTCT GTATCTTTTTCAGAACAACATAGAATACCTGACGGAACCATTATTCGGCAATAATAAACGAAATTCTACATTAAAAGAAAT CCTTTTACAAGATAACCCCATCCGTCGATTATCGTCAGCAGTTCTTGATGAAATGATCGACGGAGGTACCAT gTATCTATCTTGTGAACACCTTACAATGCCCACGATTCGGGAACAACTGAATGT AACATGTCTGCGTCCATCGACTGTAATGGTAATGAACATCAGCTACGACGCTGCCCGTTGGTTCCAGGCTAGAGGATTTAGTTGTATCGGAACTAAGGTGGATAATCTCCGAGAGTGTACATCTTGTCCAACTGGCACATACGGTGGACACGTAAATGACGACACTTGCCAGGCTTGTCCACGTG GTGGCTTTTATCAAGATCAAGTTGGCCAATACTCCTTGGATGGAACGTCCATGAACTGTAAAAATTGCACTGAAGGAACGTTTGTAAGGGACGGTTCAGGAAAAGACCCTCTGAGCTGTAAAGTTTGTCCCACTGGAACAAATAAGAACGGATTGGCAGGATTTCGAGCTTGCTCATGTTTGGATAACTATTTCAGGCGTGATCGTTTTGATAAATGTGAGCTTTGTCCACAGGAGGGTGTACATTGCAAGAATGATTACATGGCCATAGGCCAAGGCTACTACTGGAACTGGAGTTacacaaatattgatgaataCAAACGATTTGTAGAAAACCTTCTGACATTTAATGACTCGTACAAAAACGATACTACGAGATTTAATGGATCTCTTCCCATAGCTCATAAATGTTTGAAGAGCGATAGATGCGCTAATGACGTTgatcaaatcacaggaaattgtGCGGAAGGCTACATTGGTTGGATGTGCACAAACTGTGACGAAGAATTCTTCCCTATATTTGGATTTTGTCGTCCTTGTCCAGctcttaaatatttcattttggaaTCTTCAGTCATTTTGATCATTCTTGCTCTTTTCCTCTTTCTTCTGTTCAAAACTTATCGTAATCAAAAAAGACGGTCTAGATCCCTAGTAGACAGTACGTTGGCCTTGACCAAAATAGTTCTAGGATTTTATCAAATTATGGCAGAATTTTGGGAATCTATAGATGTTATCTTTTGGCCACAGTTTTTTAGAAGCATTGCTGCATGGCTAGATGTTTTgcaatttaatatttcaagcaTACTGATAAAGCCTAAGTGTTTCTGGCCTGCATTTGAGCTAACACCGTACACAGCTTTTACTCTGGGCGCTATGTTTCCATTCTTTTCAATGGCTTGTGCCATTCTTGCTATTGGTGCGGTAAAAGTTCACGCAAGAGTTTCAGAAAAGAAGAGCCCTGCAAACGTTGACGATATTACTTCCCGCTTGCAACTTCaccaaaataatattcttacctTTCTGGTTCTTATATTATTTGTCACTTACACATCCACTTGTAACGTTACCTTTGCACTTTACGGCCCTACTTGCGACACGTTTTCTCTCGATGAGTTTGGTGTTTATAACATTAGCATATTGCGGTCTGATTACTCAATAAACTGTAACACGACCACCCATCGTCGTTTTCAAATCGCTTCGTACTGTTCGTCAATTTATGTTATTGCACTTCCGGTAGTTCTGTATCTTCTCTTGTGGAAACATTCTCGTCGAAATGGCAGCAGCGAGCTTGATGAACACAACAATGATGACTCACCAAAGTGGTTGAGATTTCTTAATGAGAATTACCAGTCTGATTTCTGGTACTGGGAAATCATCGAACTTGTTCGTAAAGTGTCACAGACTTTCGTAATCGTCATAATTGGGTGGAATGGTTATTTTTCTGTCACAATTACGTTAACATTGGCTGTTATCTTCCTGAGTTTACATATTTCCTTCAAACCGATGAAAGACAGGGTTGAGTATTACTTACAG CTGATGTCCCTTTGGGCCATTTTCTTCAACATGCTTGTAGCAGCAGTTCCAGCTCCGGAATCTTTCACTGGACAATTCTCAACCGATATCCTGGTCACGTTTCTGGTGATTTTAAACACTGGTGTTATTGTCATTGCACTAG CTGTGACCGTCTTGAAGATGGGTAAAATTATTTACAGTAGAAATTGTCTCCGAAGAGGAAGCAGCGGGTTCCGAACTAACGAAGGACAAGATGAGCATTTCTACGATGAAGTGCAACCTCTTATCAATTGA